In Emys orbicularis isolate rEmyOrb1 chromosome 12, rEmyOrb1.hap1, whole genome shotgun sequence, one genomic interval encodes:
- the LOC135886025 gene encoding ribonuclease-like has protein sequence MAPSGPRPVLLLTLALLAACVALTLGQRWNPLNDIFRKEHVDFPKTVTTNNNAYCNRMMWDRVMYWKYANTFIHATAENISKVCTTDGVASGPYRYESTSPFNITTCTFNPWSISYTGISAEQKIVISCWSDLPVFFVKSI, from the coding sequence ATGGCTCCAAGCGGACCCCGCCCTGTGCTCCTGCTGACCCTTGCACTGCTGGCTGCCTGTGTGGCTCTGACCCTCGGGCAGAGGTGGAACCCCCTGAACGACATATTCCGGAAAGAACACGTGGACTTCCCCAAGACCGTCACCACCAATAACAACGCCTACTGCAACAGGATGATGTGGGACCGGGTGATGTACTGGAAATACGCCAACACCTTCATCCATGCGACAGCCGAGAACATCAGCAAAGTCTGCACGACAGATGGGGTAGCCAGTGGGCCTTACCGGTACGAGAGCACGAGTCCCTTCAACATCACCACCTGCACATTTAACCCCTGGAGCATCTCTTACACCGGGATCAGCGCAGAACAAAAAATCGTCATCTCCTGCTGGAGTGATCTCCCTGTTTTCTTTGTGAAGAGCATATAG
- the LOC135885975 gene encoding ribonuclease-like: MAPSGPRPVLLLTLALLAACVALTLGQRWNPLNDIFRKEHVDFPKTVATNNNAYCNRMMWDRVMYWKYANTFIHATAENISKVCTTDGVASGPYQYKSTSPFNITTCTFNPWSISYTGISAEQKIIISCWRELPVFYVKSI, encoded by the coding sequence ATGGCTCCAAGCGGACCCCGCCCTGTGCTCCTGCTGACCCTTGCACTGCTGGCTGCCTgtgtggctctgacccttgggCAGAGGTGGAACCCCCTGAACGATATATTCCGGAAAGAACATGTGGACTTCCCCAAGACCGTCGCCACCAACAACAACGCCTACTGCAACAGGATGATGTGGGACCGGGTGATGTACTGGAAATACGCCAACACCTTCATCCATGCAACAGCCGAGAACATCAGCAAAGTCTGCACGACAGATGGGGTAGCCAGCGGGCCCTACCAGTACAAGAGCACGAGTCCCTTCAACATCACCACCTGCACATTTAACCCCTGGAGCATCTCTTACACCGGGATCAGCGCAGAACAAAAAATCATCATCTCCTGCTGGCGTGAGCTCCCTGTTTTCTATGTAAAGAGCATATAG
- the LOC135885976 gene encoding ribonuclease-like, whose protein sequence is MAPSGPRPVLLLTLALLAACVALTLGQRWNPLNDIFRKEHVDFPKTVATNNNAYCNRMMWDRVMYWKYANTFIHATAENISKVCTTDGVASGPYQYKSTSPFNITTCTFNPWSISYTGISAEQKIIISCWRELPVFYVKSI, encoded by the coding sequence ATGGCTCCAAGCGGACCCCGCCCTGTGCTCCTGCTGACCCTTGCACTGCTGGCTGCCTgtgtggctctgacccttgggCAGAGGTGGAACCCCCTGAACGATATATTCCGGAAAGAACATGTGGACTTCCCCAAGACCGTCGCCACCAACAACAACGCCTACTGCAACAGGATGATGTGGGACCGGGTGATGTACTGGAAATACGCCAACACCTTCATCCATGCAACAGCCGAGAACATCAGCAAAGTCTGCACGACAGATGGGGTAGCCAGCGGGCCCTACCAGTACAAGAGCACGAGTCCCTTCAACATCACCACCTGCACATTTAACCCCTGGAGCATCTCTTACACCGGGATCAGTGCAGAACAAAAAATCATCATCTCCTGCTGGCGTGAGCTCCCTGTTTTCTATGTAAAGAGCATATAG